The following proteins are co-located in the Apium graveolens cultivar Ventura chromosome 5, ASM990537v1, whole genome shotgun sequence genome:
- the LOC141661441 gene encoding uncharacterized protein LOC141661441, translating to MEINGEDGSKLRLESGQQKHLGRGNGFNPTDRAVSRRHLRFQLVNSDDEIRVHFQVIGKNPIFVHYNKTDEIKTFRTLENGEMESGDMYCVSCKKPIWFGLKRLELDDGSSELGLERQLGENLNVEELDVEAVDVSGINPVKEFGFVVLGHEFDCYPKKMIRDIKNWDWFIDEPGEEESENDEVGVSKRKGGGRRKRKSSGGVEEDDEWTGESDEDKEVLAKSSKVKRPKYSTRSKGSDRPVKAAKIGSNSLQIKEEEDDEGEDEDEEDETLGGFIVDEDSTGEELENDDEEEEFVEEDEEEE from the exons ATGGAAATCAACGGCGAAGATGGTTCAAAGCTCCGACTCGAATCGGGTCAACAAAAACACTTGGGACGAGGAAACGGGTTCAACCCAACTGACCGTGCAGTTTCTCGTCGCCACTTAAGGTTTCAACTTGTCAATTCAGATGATGAAATTAGGGTCCATTTTCAAGTTATTGGCAAGAACCCTATATTTGTACATTACAACAAAACTGATGAAATTAAAACATTTAGGACTCTTGAAAATGGTGAAATGGAAAGTGGTGATATGTATTGTGTTTCTTGTAAGAAACCCATTTGGTTTGGTTTGAAAAGATTGGAACTTGATGATGGAAGTAGTGAATTAGGGCTTGAGAGGCAGTTGGGTGAGAATTTGAATGTCGAAGAATTGGATGTCGAGGCGGTTGATGTTTCGGGTATTAATCCTGTTAAAG AGTTTGGTTTTGTTGTTTTGGGTCATGAGTTTGATTGTTATCCCAAGAAAATGATTCGGGATATTAAGAATTGGGATTGGTTTATTGATGAACCTGGAGAAGAAGAAAGTGAAAATGATGAGGTTGGTGTGAGTAAAAGAAAGGGTGGTGGGAGGAGAAAGAGGAAAAGTAGTGGAGGGGTTGAAGAAGATGATGAGTGGACAGGTGAGAGTGACGAGGATAAAGAGGTTCTTGCGAAATCAAGCAAGGTTAAGAGGCCTAAGTATTCGACAAGATCAAAAGGTAGTGACAGACCCGTTAAAGCTGCGAAAATTGGAAGCAATTCTCTACAAATCAAAGAAGAAGaggatgatgaaggtgaagatgaagatgaGGAGGATGAAACACTAGGAGGTTTTATTGTCGACGAAGACAGTACGGGAGAAGAATTGGAaaatgatgatgaagaagaagagtTTGTGGAAGAAGACGAGGAAGAAGAATAG
- the LOC141724464 gene encoding uncharacterized protein LOC141724464, whose amino-acid sequence MDTDGAQIHISNGDDEQTQQNNQFMYGEDEETHGGGYDFDGGDNRRRDDIAQHSEGHVDSSAGKLFVGGIAWETSEESFSNYFSNYGEITDSVIMMDKLTGRPRGFGFVTFADAEVADKVLDKEHVIDGRAVEVKRTVPREDIQVKGVLKTRKIFVGGLPLSLTEDELKEYFSVYGIVVEHQIMLDHTTGRSRGFGFVTFDDENSVEKIFSDGQIHELGGKQVEIKKAEPKRAIGDYGNDSRGRRGGGNMKSYGGGFGRGAAGYGSSYGSKSGRGYGGQSGYGSYGGYGDYGGYDSYGRGSAGLYGGFGGFGYGYGFGGPMYGAAAYGNYGGAGNYGGAASYGGSKGYGGGSYGGKGGYGGGAGYGGGGGGYGGGGGGYGGSGGGYGGGSSSGGGYGGSRGGYSGSGNGYDSSSGGGSSGGGGGYDGGSSGGGYDGGKGYGNGGTGGGRYHPYRK is encoded by the exons ATGGACACTGATGGAGCTCAAATACACATCAGTAACGGCGACGACGAACAAACACAGCAGAACAATCAGTTCATGTACGGTGAAGATGAGGAAACTCACGGTGGTGGCTATGATTTTGACGGCGGTGATAATAGGAGAAGGGATGATATAGCACAGCATTCTGAGGGTCATGTTGATTCTTCTGCAGG AAAGCTTTTTGTTGGAGGCATTGCTTGGGAGACTAGTGAAG AGTCATTCAGCAACTACTTTAGCAATTATGGAGAAATCACGGACTCTGTAATTATGATGGATAAACTAACGGGAAGACCAAGAGGCTTTGGGTTTGTAACATTTGCAGATGCTGAGGTTGCAGATAAAGTCCTGGATAAAGAACATGTCATAGATGGCAGAGCG GTTGAAGTGAAAAGAACGGTCCCTAGGGAGGATATTCAGGTAAAGGGAGTACTGAAGACGAGAAAAATATTTGTTGGCGGTTTACCTTTATCATTGACTGAAG ATGAGTTGAAGGAGTATTTTTCTGTTTATGGTATTGTTGTGGAGCATCAGATCATGTTGGATCATACAACAGGAAGATCAAGGGGCTTTGGATTTGTCACATTTGATGATGAAAATTCAGTGGAAAAAATATTTTCTGATGGCCAAATTCATGAACTTGGAGGAAAACAG GTTGAAATAAAGAAGGCTGAGCCAAAACGAGCTATTGGTGATTATGGAAACGATAGCCGGGGGCGTCGTGGTGGTGGTAATATGAAGTCATATGGAGGAGGATTTGGTAGAGGTGCAGCTGGTTATGGAAGCAGTTATGGTAGCAAAAGTGGCAGAGGTTATGGCGGACAGAGCGGCTATGGCAGCTATGGTGGTTATGGAGACTATGGTGGCTATGATAGTTATGGCAGGGGTTCGGCAGGTCTTTATGGCGGTTTTGGTGGATTTGGATATGGGTATGGGTTTGGTGGTCCCATGTATGGTGCAGCTGCGTATGGTAATTATGGTGGTGCTGGTAATTATGGCGGAGCTGCCAGCTATGGTGGCAGTAAAGGATATGGTGGCGGTAGTTATGGAGGCAAAGGTGGATACGGTGGAGGTGCCGGATACGGCGGCGGCGGAGGTGGATACGGCGGCGGCGGAGGTGGATACGGCGGCAGCGGAGGTGGATACGGTGGCGGCAGCAGCAGCGGAGGTGGATACGGTGGCAGCAGAGGTGGATACAGTGGCAGCGGAAATGGTTATGACAGCAGCAGCGGTGGGGGCAGCAGTGGAGGCGGTGGCGGATATGATGGTGGCAGCAGTGGAGGCGGATATGATGGTGGTAAAGGATATGGGAATGGCGGAACTGGTGGAGGAAGATACCATCCATATAGGAAGTGA